One genomic window of Mustela erminea isolate mMusErm1 chromosome 13, mMusErm1.Pri, whole genome shotgun sequence includes the following:
- the MBD1 gene encoding methyl-CpG-binding domain protein 1 isoform X5, giving the protein MAEDWLECPALGPGWKRREVFRKSGATCGRSDTYYQSPTGDRIRSKVELTRYLGPACDLTLFDFKQGILCYPAPKPQSLPVPSRKRKKPSRPAKTRKRQVGPQKGEVRKEAPGDETKADADTAPASLPAPGCCENCGISFSGDGTRRQRLKTLCKDCRAQRIAFNREQRMFKRVGCGECAACQVTEDCGACSTCLLQLPHDVASGLFCKCERRRCLRIVERSRGCGVCRGCQTREDCGRCRVCLRPPRPGLRRQWRCVQRRCLRHLAHRLRRHHQRCQRRPPLAVAPPAGKRSRRRGGCDSKMAARRRPPRTQPLPPVTPSQPPASPELQPYTNRRQNRKCGACAACLRRMDCGRCDFCCDKPKFGGSNQKRQKCRWRQCLQFAMKRLLPSVWAGSEDGAGPPPPYSRRKRPGSTRRPRLGQILKTLTTPTVRSGRAQTPMKQETGSGFVLPPPGTDLVFLREGASSPVQVPGPATASTEALLQEAQCPGLSWVVALPQVKQEKVDAQEDWTPGTAILTSPVLLSGCPSKAVDAGLPPVKQEPLDPEEDKEEESKEDSASDLAPEEEAGGAGTPVITEIFSLGGTRLRDTAVWLPSLQGRQSGREDGCKVWETEDTLACTSKSWNRRGWPRTPVSVSPSPTAIMWVSCRRSWCPSSQS; this is encoded by the exons ATGGCTGAGGACTGGCTGGAGTGCCCAGCCTTGGGCCCTGGCTGGAAACGTCGTGAGGTCTTTCGAAAGTCAGGTGCCACCTGTGGACGCTCAGACACTTATTACCAGAG CCCCACAGGAGACAGGATCCGAAGCAAAGTTGAGCTGACCCGATACCTGGGCCCTGCGTGTGACCTCACCCTCTTCGACTTCAAACAAGGCATTCTGTGTTATCCAGCCCCCAAG CCCCAGTCCTTACCTGTCCCTAGCAGAAAGCGGAAGAAGCCTTCACGGCCAGCCAAGACTCGGAAACGTCAGGTTGGACCCCAGAAGGGTGAGGTCAGGAAGGAGGCCCCAGGGGATGAGACCAAGGCTGATGCTGACACAGCCCCAGCTTCACTGCCTGCTCCTGG GTGCTGTGAGAACTGTGGAATCAGCTTTTCAGGGGATGGTACCCGAAGACAGCGGCTCAAGACATTATGCAAGGACTGCAGAG CACAGAGGATTGCTTTCAACCGGGAGCAAAGGATGTTTAAG CGTGTGGGCTGCGGGGAGTGCGCAGCCTGCCAGGTAACCGAGGACTGCGGGGCCTGCTCCACATGCCTTCTGCAGTTGCCCCATGATGTGGCCTCGGGGCTGTTCTGCAAGTGTGAGCGGAGACGGTGCCTCCGGATTGTGGAAAGG AGCCGAGGGTGTGGAGTGTGCAGGGGCTGTCAGACCCGAGAGGACTGTGGCCGTTGTCGAGTTTGCCTTCGCCCTCCCCGCCCTGGTCTCAGGCGCCAATGGAGGTGTGTCCAGCGGCGCTGCTTACGG CACCTTGCCCACCGTCTCCGTCGCCACCATCAGCGATGTCAACGACGCCCTCCCCTagctgtggctccccctgct GGTAAACGTAGCCGCCGCAGAGGAGGCTGTGACTCCAAGATGGCTGCCCGGCGGCGCCCCCCACGAACCCAGCCACTGCCTCCAGTTACCCCGTCACAGCCTCCAGCGTCCCCAGAGCTG CAGCCTTACACGAACCGTCGGCAGAACCGTAAGTGTGGGGCCTGTGCAGCTTGCTTGCGCCGGATGGACTGTGGTCGTTGTGACTTCTGCTGTGACAAGCCGAAATTTGGGGGCAGCAATCAGAAGCGCCAGAAGTGTCGTTGGCGCCAGTGCCTGCAGTTTGCCAtg AAGCGGCTGCTGCCTAGTGTCTGGGCAGGATCTGAGGATGGAGCAGGGCCGCCCCCACCGTACTCTCGTCGAAAGAGACCTGGCTCTACTCGACGGCCACGTCTGGGCCAGATACTGAAGACCTTGACCACACCCACAGTCAGATCAGGCCGTGCCCAAACTCCAATGAAACAGGAAACGGGCAGTGGCTTTGTGCTACCCCCACCTGGCACTGACCTTGTGTTCTTACGGGAAGGTGCAAGCAGTCCTGTGCAGGTGCCTGGCCCTGCTACAGCTTCCACAGAAGCCCTGTTGCAG GAGGCCCAGTGCCCAGGCCTGAGTTGGGTTGTGGCCTTACCCCAGGTGAAGCAAGAGAAGGTGGATGCCCAGGAAGACTGGACACCGGGCACAGCCATCCTGACTTCTCCTGTATTGCTGTCTGGCTGCCCCAGCAAG GCCGTAGATGCAGGCCTGCCACCTGTGAAGCAAGAGCCATTGGACCCTgaggaggacaaggaggaagagagcaAGGAAGACTCCGCCTCCGACTTGGccccagaggaggaggcaggaggggctggcACACCCGTG ATCACGGAGATTTTCAGCCTGGGTGGAACCCGCCTCCGGGACACAGCGGTCTGGTTGCCAAG tctgcagGGCAGGCAATCGGGAAGGGAAGATGGATGTAAAGTGTGGGAGACGGAGGACACTTTGGCGTGCACGAGCAAGAGCTGGAACCGGCGAGGATGGCCTAGAACCCCTGTCAGTGTCTCACCATCTCCAACTGCGATAATGTGGGTGTCCTGCAGAAGAAGCTGGTGCCCTTCATCACAGAGTTAA
- the MBD1 gene encoding methyl-CpG-binding domain protein 1 isoform X6 codes for MAEDWLECPALGPGWKRREVFRKSGATCGRSDTYYQSPTGDRIRSKVELTRYLGPACDLTLFDFKQGILCYPAPKPQSLPVPSRKRKKPSRPAKTRKRQVGPQKGEVRKEAPGDETKADADTAPASLPAPGCCENCGISFSGDGTRRQRLKTLCKDCRAQRIAFNREQRMFKRVGCGECAACQVTEDCGACSTCLLQLPHDVASGLFCKCERRRCLRIVERSRGCGVCRGCQTREDCGRCRVCLRPPRPGLRRQWRCVQRRCLRHLAHRLRRHHQRCQRRPPLAVAPPAGKRSRRRGGCDSKMAARRRPPRTQPLPPVTPSQPPASPELPYTNRRQNRKCGACAACLRRMDCGRCDFCCDKPKFGGSNQKRQKCRWRQCLQFAMKRLLPSVWAGSEDGAGPPPPYSRRKRPGSTRRPRLGQILKTLTTPTVRSGRAQTPMKQETGSGFVLPPPGTDLVFLREGASSPVQVPGPATASTEALLQEAQCPGLSWVVALPQVKQEKVDAQEDWTPGTAILTSPVLLSGCPSKAVDAGLPPVKQEPLDPEEDKEEESKEDSASDLAPEEEAGGAGTPVITEIFSLGGTRLRDTAVWLPSLQGRQSGREDGCKVWETEDTLACTSKSWNRRGWPRTPVSVSPSPTAIMWVSCRRSWCPSSQS; via the exons ATGGCTGAGGACTGGCTGGAGTGCCCAGCCTTGGGCCCTGGCTGGAAACGTCGTGAGGTCTTTCGAAAGTCAGGTGCCACCTGTGGACGCTCAGACACTTATTACCAGAG CCCCACAGGAGACAGGATCCGAAGCAAAGTTGAGCTGACCCGATACCTGGGCCCTGCGTGTGACCTCACCCTCTTCGACTTCAAACAAGGCATTCTGTGTTATCCAGCCCCCAAG CCCCAGTCCTTACCTGTCCCTAGCAGAAAGCGGAAGAAGCCTTCACGGCCAGCCAAGACTCGGAAACGTCAGGTTGGACCCCAGAAGGGTGAGGTCAGGAAGGAGGCCCCAGGGGATGAGACCAAGGCTGATGCTGACACAGCCCCAGCTTCACTGCCTGCTCCTGG GTGCTGTGAGAACTGTGGAATCAGCTTTTCAGGGGATGGTACCCGAAGACAGCGGCTCAAGACATTATGCAAGGACTGCAGAG CACAGAGGATTGCTTTCAACCGGGAGCAAAGGATGTTTAAG CGTGTGGGCTGCGGGGAGTGCGCAGCCTGCCAGGTAACCGAGGACTGCGGGGCCTGCTCCACATGCCTTCTGCAGTTGCCCCATGATGTGGCCTCGGGGCTGTTCTGCAAGTGTGAGCGGAGACGGTGCCTCCGGATTGTGGAAAGG AGCCGAGGGTGTGGAGTGTGCAGGGGCTGTCAGACCCGAGAGGACTGTGGCCGTTGTCGAGTTTGCCTTCGCCCTCCCCGCCCTGGTCTCAGGCGCCAATGGAGGTGTGTCCAGCGGCGCTGCTTACGG CACCTTGCCCACCGTCTCCGTCGCCACCATCAGCGATGTCAACGACGCCCTCCCCTagctgtggctccccctgct GGTAAACGTAGCCGCCGCAGAGGAGGCTGTGACTCCAAGATGGCTGCCCGGCGGCGCCCCCCACGAACCCAGCCACTGCCTCCAGTTACCCCGTCACAGCCTCCAGCGTCCCCAGAGCTG CCTTACACGAACCGTCGGCAGAACCGTAAGTGTGGGGCCTGTGCAGCTTGCTTGCGCCGGATGGACTGTGGTCGTTGTGACTTCTGCTGTGACAAGCCGAAATTTGGGGGCAGCAATCAGAAGCGCCAGAAGTGTCGTTGGCGCCAGTGCCTGCAGTTTGCCAtg AAGCGGCTGCTGCCTAGTGTCTGGGCAGGATCTGAGGATGGAGCAGGGCCGCCCCCACCGTACTCTCGTCGAAAGAGACCTGGCTCTACTCGACGGCCACGTCTGGGCCAGATACTGAAGACCTTGACCACACCCACAGTCAGATCAGGCCGTGCCCAAACTCCAATGAAACAGGAAACGGGCAGTGGCTTTGTGCTACCCCCACCTGGCACTGACCTTGTGTTCTTACGGGAAGGTGCAAGCAGTCCTGTGCAGGTGCCTGGCCCTGCTACAGCTTCCACAGAAGCCCTGTTGCAG GAGGCCCAGTGCCCAGGCCTGAGTTGGGTTGTGGCCTTACCCCAGGTGAAGCAAGAGAAGGTGGATGCCCAGGAAGACTGGACACCGGGCACAGCCATCCTGACTTCTCCTGTATTGCTGTCTGGCTGCCCCAGCAAG GCCGTAGATGCAGGCCTGCCACCTGTGAAGCAAGAGCCATTGGACCCTgaggaggacaaggaggaagagagcaAGGAAGACTCCGCCTCCGACTTGGccccagaggaggaggcaggaggggctggcACACCCGTG ATCACGGAGATTTTCAGCCTGGGTGGAACCCGCCTCCGGGACACAGCGGTCTGGTTGCCAAG tctgcagGGCAGGCAATCGGGAAGGGAAGATGGATGTAAAGTGTGGGAGACGGAGGACACTTTGGCGTGCACGAGCAAGAGCTGGAACCGGCGAGGATGGCCTAGAACCCCTGTCAGTGTCTCACCATCTCCAACTGCGATAATGTGGGTGTCCTGCAGAAGAAGCTGGTGCCCTTCATCACAGAGTTAA
- the MBD1 gene encoding methyl-CpG-binding domain protein 1 isoform X11, which produces MAEDWLECPALGPGWKRREVFRKSGATCGRSDTYYQSPTGDRIRSKVELTRYLGPACDLTLFDFKQGILCYPAPKPQSLPVPSRKRKKPSRPAKTRKRQVGPQKGEVRKEAPGDETKADADTAPASLPAPGCCENCGISFSGDGTRRQRLKTLCKDCRAQRIAFNREQRMFKSRGCGVCRGCQTREDCGRCRVCLRPPRPGLRRQWRCVQRRCLRHLAHRLRRHHQRCQRRPPLAVAPPAGKRSRRRGGCDSKMAARRRPPRTQPLPPVTPSQPPASPELQPRALAPSPPAEFIYYCVDEDELQPYTNRRQNRKCGACAACLRRMDCGRCDFCCDKPKFGGSNQKRQKCRWRQCLQFAMKRLLPSVWAGSEDGAGPPPPYSRRKRPGSTRRPRLGQILKTLTTPTVRSGRAQTPMKQETGSGFVLPPPGTDLVFLREGASSPVQVPGPATASTEALLQEAQCPGLSWVVALPQVKQEKVDAQEDWTPGTAILTSPVLLSGCPSKAVDAGLPPVKQEPLDPEEDKEEESKEDSASDLAPEEEAGGAGTPVITEIFSLGGTRLRDTAVWLPSLQGRQSGREDGCKVWETEDTLACTSKSWNRRGWPRTPVSVSPSPTAIMWVSCRRSWCPSSQS; this is translated from the exons ATGGCTGAGGACTGGCTGGAGTGCCCAGCCTTGGGCCCTGGCTGGAAACGTCGTGAGGTCTTTCGAAAGTCAGGTGCCACCTGTGGACGCTCAGACACTTATTACCAGAG CCCCACAGGAGACAGGATCCGAAGCAAAGTTGAGCTGACCCGATACCTGGGCCCTGCGTGTGACCTCACCCTCTTCGACTTCAAACAAGGCATTCTGTGTTATCCAGCCCCCAAG CCCCAGTCCTTACCTGTCCCTAGCAGAAAGCGGAAGAAGCCTTCACGGCCAGCCAAGACTCGGAAACGTCAGGTTGGACCCCAGAAGGGTGAGGTCAGGAAGGAGGCCCCAGGGGATGAGACCAAGGCTGATGCTGACACAGCCCCAGCTTCACTGCCTGCTCCTGG GTGCTGTGAGAACTGTGGAATCAGCTTTTCAGGGGATGGTACCCGAAGACAGCGGCTCAAGACATTATGCAAGGACTGCAGAG CACAGAGGATTGCTTTCAACCGGGAGCAAAGGATGTTTAAG AGCCGAGGGTGTGGAGTGTGCAGGGGCTGTCAGACCCGAGAGGACTGTGGCCGTTGTCGAGTTTGCCTTCGCCCTCCCCGCCCTGGTCTCAGGCGCCAATGGAGGTGTGTCCAGCGGCGCTGCTTACGG CACCTTGCCCACCGTCTCCGTCGCCACCATCAGCGATGTCAACGACGCCCTCCCCTagctgtggctccccctgct GGTAAACGTAGCCGCCGCAGAGGAGGCTGTGACTCCAAGATGGCTGCCCGGCGGCGCCCCCCACGAACCCAGCCACTGCCTCCAGTTACCCCGTCACAGCCTCCAGCGTCCCCAGAGCTG CAACCCAGAGCCCTGGCCCCCTCGCCACCTGCCGAATTCATCTATTACTGTGTAGACGAGGACGAGCTA CAGCCTTACACGAACCGTCGGCAGAACCGTAAGTGTGGGGCCTGTGCAGCTTGCTTGCGCCGGATGGACTGTGGTCGTTGTGACTTCTGCTGTGACAAGCCGAAATTTGGGGGCAGCAATCAGAAGCGCCAGAAGTGTCGTTGGCGCCAGTGCCTGCAGTTTGCCAtg AAGCGGCTGCTGCCTAGTGTCTGGGCAGGATCTGAGGATGGAGCAGGGCCGCCCCCACCGTACTCTCGTCGAAAGAGACCTGGCTCTACTCGACGGCCACGTCTGGGCCAGATACTGAAGACCTTGACCACACCCACAGTCAGATCAGGCCGTGCCCAAACTCCAATGAAACAGGAAACGGGCAGTGGCTTTGTGCTACCCCCACCTGGCACTGACCTTGTGTTCTTACGGGAAGGTGCAAGCAGTCCTGTGCAGGTGCCTGGCCCTGCTACAGCTTCCACAGAAGCCCTGTTGCAG GAGGCCCAGTGCCCAGGCCTGAGTTGGGTTGTGGCCTTACCCCAGGTGAAGCAAGAGAAGGTGGATGCCCAGGAAGACTGGACACCGGGCACAGCCATCCTGACTTCTCCTGTATTGCTGTCTGGCTGCCCCAGCAAG GCCGTAGATGCAGGCCTGCCACCTGTGAAGCAAGAGCCATTGGACCCTgaggaggacaaggaggaagagagcaAGGAAGACTCCGCCTCCGACTTGGccccagaggaggaggcaggaggggctggcACACCCGTG ATCACGGAGATTTTCAGCCTGGGTGGAACCCGCCTCCGGGACACAGCGGTCTGGTTGCCAAG tctgcagGGCAGGCAATCGGGAAGGGAAGATGGATGTAAAGTGTGGGAGACGGAGGACACTTTGGCGTGCACGAGCAAGAGCTGGAACCGGCGAGGATGGCCTAGAACCCCTGTCAGTGTCTCACCATCTCCAACTGCGATAATGTGGGTGTCCTGCAGAAGAAGCTGGTGCCCTTCATCACAGAGTTAA
- the MBD1 gene encoding methyl-CpG-binding domain protein 1 isoform X20: protein MAEDWLECPALGPGWKRREVFRKSGATCGRSDTYYQSPTGDRIRSKVELTRYLGPACDLTLFDFKQGILCYPAPKPQSLPVPSRKRKKPSRPAKTRKRQVGPQKGEVRKEAPGDETKADADTAPASLPAPGCCENCGISFSGDGTRRQRLKTLCKDCRAQRIAFNREQRMFKRVGCGECAACQVTEDCGACSTCLLQLPHDVASGLFCKCERRRCLRIVERSRGCGVCRGCQTREDCGRCRVCLRPPRPGLRRQWRCVQRRCLRHLAHRLRRHHQRCQRRPPLAVAPPAGKRSRRRGGCDSKMAARRRPPRTQPLPPVTPSQPPASPELQPRALAPSPPAEFIYYCVDEDELQPYTNRRQNRKCGACAACLRRMDCGRCDFCCDKPKFGGSNQKRQKCRWRQCLQFAMKRLLPSVWAGSEDGAGPPPPYSRRKRPGSTRRPRLGQILKTLTTPTVRSGRAQTPMKQETGSGFVLPPPGTDLVFLREGASSPVQVPGPATASTEALLQAVDAGLPPVKQEPLDPEEDKEEESKEDSASDLAPEEEAGGAGTPVITEIFSLGGTRLRDTAVWLPRSKDLKKPGARKQ, encoded by the exons ATGGCTGAGGACTGGCTGGAGTGCCCAGCCTTGGGCCCTGGCTGGAAACGTCGTGAGGTCTTTCGAAAGTCAGGTGCCACCTGTGGACGCTCAGACACTTATTACCAGAG CCCCACAGGAGACAGGATCCGAAGCAAAGTTGAGCTGACCCGATACCTGGGCCCTGCGTGTGACCTCACCCTCTTCGACTTCAAACAAGGCATTCTGTGTTATCCAGCCCCCAAG CCCCAGTCCTTACCTGTCCCTAGCAGAAAGCGGAAGAAGCCTTCACGGCCAGCCAAGACTCGGAAACGTCAGGTTGGACCCCAGAAGGGTGAGGTCAGGAAGGAGGCCCCAGGGGATGAGACCAAGGCTGATGCTGACACAGCCCCAGCTTCACTGCCTGCTCCTGG GTGCTGTGAGAACTGTGGAATCAGCTTTTCAGGGGATGGTACCCGAAGACAGCGGCTCAAGACATTATGCAAGGACTGCAGAG CACAGAGGATTGCTTTCAACCGGGAGCAAAGGATGTTTAAG CGTGTGGGCTGCGGGGAGTGCGCAGCCTGCCAGGTAACCGAGGACTGCGGGGCCTGCTCCACATGCCTTCTGCAGTTGCCCCATGATGTGGCCTCGGGGCTGTTCTGCAAGTGTGAGCGGAGACGGTGCCTCCGGATTGTGGAAAGG AGCCGAGGGTGTGGAGTGTGCAGGGGCTGTCAGACCCGAGAGGACTGTGGCCGTTGTCGAGTTTGCCTTCGCCCTCCCCGCCCTGGTCTCAGGCGCCAATGGAGGTGTGTCCAGCGGCGCTGCTTACGG CACCTTGCCCACCGTCTCCGTCGCCACCATCAGCGATGTCAACGACGCCCTCCCCTagctgtggctccccctgct GGTAAACGTAGCCGCCGCAGAGGAGGCTGTGACTCCAAGATGGCTGCCCGGCGGCGCCCCCCACGAACCCAGCCACTGCCTCCAGTTACCCCGTCACAGCCTCCAGCGTCCCCAGAGCTG CAACCCAGAGCCCTGGCCCCCTCGCCACCTGCCGAATTCATCTATTACTGTGTAGACGAGGACGAGCTA CAGCCTTACACGAACCGTCGGCAGAACCGTAAGTGTGGGGCCTGTGCAGCTTGCTTGCGCCGGATGGACTGTGGTCGTTGTGACTTCTGCTGTGACAAGCCGAAATTTGGGGGCAGCAATCAGAAGCGCCAGAAGTGTCGTTGGCGCCAGTGCCTGCAGTTTGCCAtg AAGCGGCTGCTGCCTAGTGTCTGGGCAGGATCTGAGGATGGAGCAGGGCCGCCCCCACCGTACTCTCGTCGAAAGAGACCTGGCTCTACTCGACGGCCACGTCTGGGCCAGATACTGAAGACCTTGACCACACCCACAGTCAGATCAGGCCGTGCCCAAACTCCAATGAAACAGGAAACGGGCAGTGGCTTTGTGCTACCCCCACCTGGCACTGACCTTGTGTTCTTACGGGAAGGTGCAAGCAGTCCTGTGCAGGTGCCTGGCCCTGCTACAGCTTCCACAGAAGCCCTGTTGCAG GCCGTAGATGCAGGCCTGCCACCTGTGAAGCAAGAGCCATTGGACCCTgaggaggacaaggaggaagagagcaAGGAAGACTCCGCCTCCGACTTGGccccagaggaggaggcaggaggggctggcACACCCGTG ATCACGGAGATTTTCAGCCTGGGTGGAACCCGCCTCCGGGACACAGCGGTCTGGTTGCCAAG GTCCAAGGACCTTAAAAAACCTGGAGCTAGAAAGCAGTAG
- the MBD1 gene encoding methyl-CpG-binding domain protein 1 isoform X10 translates to MAEDWLECPALGPGWKRREVFRKSGATCGRSDTYYQSPTGDRIRSKVELTRYLGPACDLTLFDFKQGILCYPAPKPQSLPVPSRKRKKPSRPAKTRKRQVGPQKGEVRKEAPGDETKADADTAPASLPAPGCCENCGISFSGDGTRRQRLKTLCKDCRAQRIAFNREQRMFKRVGCGECAACQVTEDCGACSTCLLQLPHDVASGLFCKCERRRCLRIVERSRGCGVCRGCQTREDCGRCRVCLRPPRPGLRRQWRCVQRRCLRHLAHRLRRHHQRCQRRPPLAVAPPAGKRSRRRGGCDSKMAARRRPPRTQPLPPVTPSQPPASPELQPRALAPSPPAEFIYYCVDEDELQPYTNRRQNRKCGACAACLRRMDCGRCDFCCDKPKFGGSNQKRQKCRWRQCLQFAMKRLLPSVWAGSEDGAGPPPPYSRRKRPGSTRRPRLGQILKTLTTPTVRSGRAQTPMKQETGSGFVLPPPGTDLVFLREGASSPVQVPGPATASTEALLQAVDAGLPPVKQEPLDPEEDKEEESKEDSASDLAPEEEAGGAGTPVITEIFSLGGTRLRDTAVWLPSLQGRQSGREDGCKVWETEDTLACTSKSWNRRGWPRTPVSVSPSPTAIMWVSCRRSWCPSSQS, encoded by the exons ATGGCTGAGGACTGGCTGGAGTGCCCAGCCTTGGGCCCTGGCTGGAAACGTCGTGAGGTCTTTCGAAAGTCAGGTGCCACCTGTGGACGCTCAGACACTTATTACCAGAG CCCCACAGGAGACAGGATCCGAAGCAAAGTTGAGCTGACCCGATACCTGGGCCCTGCGTGTGACCTCACCCTCTTCGACTTCAAACAAGGCATTCTGTGTTATCCAGCCCCCAAG CCCCAGTCCTTACCTGTCCCTAGCAGAAAGCGGAAGAAGCCTTCACGGCCAGCCAAGACTCGGAAACGTCAGGTTGGACCCCAGAAGGGTGAGGTCAGGAAGGAGGCCCCAGGGGATGAGACCAAGGCTGATGCTGACACAGCCCCAGCTTCACTGCCTGCTCCTGG GTGCTGTGAGAACTGTGGAATCAGCTTTTCAGGGGATGGTACCCGAAGACAGCGGCTCAAGACATTATGCAAGGACTGCAGAG CACAGAGGATTGCTTTCAACCGGGAGCAAAGGATGTTTAAG CGTGTGGGCTGCGGGGAGTGCGCAGCCTGCCAGGTAACCGAGGACTGCGGGGCCTGCTCCACATGCCTTCTGCAGTTGCCCCATGATGTGGCCTCGGGGCTGTTCTGCAAGTGTGAGCGGAGACGGTGCCTCCGGATTGTGGAAAGG AGCCGAGGGTGTGGAGTGTGCAGGGGCTGTCAGACCCGAGAGGACTGTGGCCGTTGTCGAGTTTGCCTTCGCCCTCCCCGCCCTGGTCTCAGGCGCCAATGGAGGTGTGTCCAGCGGCGCTGCTTACGG CACCTTGCCCACCGTCTCCGTCGCCACCATCAGCGATGTCAACGACGCCCTCCCCTagctgtggctccccctgct GGTAAACGTAGCCGCCGCAGAGGAGGCTGTGACTCCAAGATGGCTGCCCGGCGGCGCCCCCCACGAACCCAGCCACTGCCTCCAGTTACCCCGTCACAGCCTCCAGCGTCCCCAGAGCTG CAACCCAGAGCCCTGGCCCCCTCGCCACCTGCCGAATTCATCTATTACTGTGTAGACGAGGACGAGCTA CAGCCTTACACGAACCGTCGGCAGAACCGTAAGTGTGGGGCCTGTGCAGCTTGCTTGCGCCGGATGGACTGTGGTCGTTGTGACTTCTGCTGTGACAAGCCGAAATTTGGGGGCAGCAATCAGAAGCGCCAGAAGTGTCGTTGGCGCCAGTGCCTGCAGTTTGCCAtg AAGCGGCTGCTGCCTAGTGTCTGGGCAGGATCTGAGGATGGAGCAGGGCCGCCCCCACCGTACTCTCGTCGAAAGAGACCTGGCTCTACTCGACGGCCACGTCTGGGCCAGATACTGAAGACCTTGACCACACCCACAGTCAGATCAGGCCGTGCCCAAACTCCAATGAAACAGGAAACGGGCAGTGGCTTTGTGCTACCCCCACCTGGCACTGACCTTGTGTTCTTACGGGAAGGTGCAAGCAGTCCTGTGCAGGTGCCTGGCCCTGCTACAGCTTCCACAGAAGCCCTGTTGCAG GCCGTAGATGCAGGCCTGCCACCTGTGAAGCAAGAGCCATTGGACCCTgaggaggacaaggaggaagagagcaAGGAAGACTCCGCCTCCGACTTGGccccagaggaggaggcaggaggggctggcACACCCGTG ATCACGGAGATTTTCAGCCTGGGTGGAACCCGCCTCCGGGACACAGCGGTCTGGTTGCCAAG tctgcagGGCAGGCAATCGGGAAGGGAAGATGGATGTAAAGTGTGGGAGACGGAGGACACTTTGGCGTGCACGAGCAAGAGCTGGAACCGGCGAGGATGGCCTAGAACCCCTGTCAGTGTCTCACCATCTCCAACTGCGATAATGTGGGTGTCCTGCAGAAGAAGCTGGTGCCCTTCATCACAGAGTTAA